In Gemmatimonadota bacterium, the DNA window CGGCAACATCCACGGCGGCAGCTTCATGGACTATCTGGTGCCGACCGCGATGGAGACGCCGCACTGGGAGACGTTTCACACCGTAACCCCTTCGCCGCACCACCCGCTGGGCGCGAAGGGCGTCGGCGAATCGGCGACGGTCGGCGCGCCGCCGGCCATCGCGAACGCCGTGGTGGACGCGCTCGCCCACCTGGGCGTGCGGCACATGGACATCCCGATTACGCCCGACAAGGTGTGGTCGATACTGAACGACAACGGGGTCGCGCTATAGGGGGTGCGGCCCCGATCACGGTGACGTGATGGACCTCGACACCCTTGCGAAGCTCGGCGAGTTCGTGGGCGGCGCGTTCGTCGTCGTCACGCTCATATACCTGGCCTACCAGGTGCGGCAGAACACCAGAACGCTGCAGAGCGAGAACTACGCCCGCGTGCTCGACCGCATGTCCACGCTGCAGTCGCGCCTGGCGGCCGACGCGGAGCTGAACCGCATCGTCGTCGTGGGTGCCGCCGACCCGGCCGAATTGCGGCGGAGCGAGAGGCTGCGCCTGAGTTGGGCCATGTACGAGCTCTTCGGCGCGACCGAGTTCATGTACCACACGGCCGCAGACGGTGCGCTCGCCGAAGAGGTCTGGACGCGCTGGAGCGAGGCGCTGGCCTGGTGGTTGTCCCACCCGGGCGTCCAGGAATGGTGGCGGATCAAGCCCACGCCCATGAGCGCCAGCTTCGAGCGGCACGTGGAAGGAATGCTCGAGCGCGATTCCCTCGTCGACCCGGAGCACGAGGCGGCCTGGCGTCGATTCGTGATCGGGGACGGGCCCGAGCTCCTGTCGAGCAAGCCCGGCGAGCCCGCGACCGACTAGCCGATGTCGGTATTCACGAACCCCGCATCCGGCGCCAGGGAAGCCGCTGACGCCTACATAGCGGCGGTGCTGGAGCTATTGGGGGATCGGGATCCGATGGAGGTCCTGCGCGCGACCGGCCCCTGGTTGGGCTCCGTGGTGGATGGCACGGACCCGTCGGCGCTGCGGCGGCTGGAGGCTCCGGGCAAATGGTCGGTCGCCCACGCGATCCAGCACCTCGCCGACGCCGAGGCGGTGTGGGCCTACCGCGTCCGCATGGTGTTGGCGCACGATCGCGCCCCGCTCACCGGCTACGATCAGGACGCCTTCGCCCGTGCCTTCCATTACGAGGAACGCGATCCCCGGGACGCGCTCCGCGTCTTCCAGGTCATGCGCGACGCCAACCTCTGGCTGCTCGAGCGCGCGACCCCCGCCGACATGGAACGGGTGGGCGTGCACGCCGAACGAGGCGAGGAGCGGCTGCCGCACATGATAGCGCTGAACGCGGGCCACGACCTCGTGCATCGGCGCCAGATAGAGCGCATCATCGCCGCGGTGAGCTAGTGGACTAGAGGCGGCCAGGGCGCGCGCGGAGTTCACGTCCCAGCAGTTCCCAGCAGTCGCCGCGACCCCGGAGGCACGCATGCCGACCGCCGCACAGCACCTGGAGGCCCACCGCGCCGCGGGCCGCCGCTTCGAGACGGCGGGCGTGGCCAGCTTCGTGCGCGAGGAGGGGTCGGGCCCCCCCGTCGTGTGCCTGCACGGCGTCCCCACTTCCAGCTACCTGTATCGCAAGGTGGTGCCGGAACTCGCCGCCAGGGGGCTGCGTGGCATCGCCTTCGACTTTCCGGGCATGGGCCTCGCCGACAGGCCCGGGGGCGACTTCGACTACAGCTGGACGGGACTCGGCCGCTGGACCCTGGCGGCCCTGGACGCCCTGGGGCTCGACCGGTTTCACCTGGTGGTCCACGACATCGGCGGTCCCGTGGGGTTCGAGGTGGTGGCGCGGGCCCCGGACCGGATCCGGTCGCTGACGATCCTCAACACGCTGCTGGTGGGGTTGGAGGGCTTCCGCAAACCCTGGGTCATGCGGCCGTTCGAGTGGCGCGGAGTCGGCGAGGCCTACCTGGCGACGCTCTCGGGCTTTCTGTTCACGCGCGTCGTGTGGTTTCTCGGCGTGAACGATCGCGCGGCCGCTCCACCCGAGGAGCTCGCGGTGCACGTGGATCTATTGCGCCGAGGCGACGGCGGCAGGGCCTTCCTGCGGATCATGCGGAGCTTCGAGACCACGCCCGAAAAGGAGGAGCTGTACGTGCGGGCGGTACGTGATCTGGACGTGCCGGTGCAGTTCGTGTGGGGCGAGGACGATCCCGCGCTCCCGCTGCTGAAGTACGGGGTGCCGGCGCAGCGCGTGACCGGCGTGGACCGGCTGCACCGCGTGTCCTCCAAGCACTTCCTGCAGGAAGACCGGGCGGCTGCCGTAGCGGAGCACGTCGCGCATCAGGTGCGCCACGCCGAAGGGCTCTCTGCCGAGCCGTGAC includes these proteins:
- a CDS encoding DinB family protein gives rise to the protein MSVFTNPASGAREAADAYIAAVLELLGDRDPMEVLRATGPWLGSVVDGTDPSALRRLEAPGKWSVAHAIQHLADAEAVWAYRVRMVLAHDRAPLTGYDQDAFARAFHYEERDPRDALRVFQVMRDANLWLLERATPADMERVGVHAERGEERLPHMIALNAGHDLVHRRQIERIIAAVS
- a CDS encoding alpha/beta hydrolase, producing the protein MPTAAQHLEAHRAAGRRFETAGVASFVREEGSGPPVVCLHGVPTSSYLYRKVVPELAARGLRGIAFDFPGMGLADRPGGDFDYSWTGLGRWTLAALDALGLDRFHLVVHDIGGPVGFEVVARAPDRIRSLTILNTLLVGLEGFRKPWVMRPFEWRGVGEAYLATLSGFLFTRVVWFLGVNDRAAAPPEELAVHVDLLRRGDGGRAFLRIMRSFETTPEKEELYVRAVRDLDVPVQFVWGEDDPALPLLKYGVPAQRVTGVDRLHRVSSKHFLQEDRAAAVAEHVAHQVRHAEGLSAEP